The following is a genomic window from Vitis vinifera cultivar Pinot Noir 40024 chromosome 6, ASM3070453v1.
cataatgaggaaaaaaaaaagaaaaatcatttagcATGGGTGGTTCTCACAtgtcaatttttgtttttatttttttgaaatataattatgaTGAGTTTTGACTTTTAGAAATTGCCCGCAAGCCCTAGAGGAGAAAAGTTGACggcaattttgaaattttcataaGTTATTATTAGAATgcgtatttatataattatttttgaaaagttgttaaaaaaaaaatggaaagaaatagAATACAGATATAGAAATAGAatccttaatttttataaatcaattttatctttatctattttaaaatacatacacttttcatattatttaataatattaaataaatttatcaaaaaattaatttatcattttaatttaataaaagtatcttataaataaatatattataattttttttattatataatatgtgatacaaatcattttgaaaaattttccatcatcctcaaatgataaataaaatctttctaatttcctaattaataataattttatatcttatattatataaatccactcatttttttaaaataaaattaaataatttttttttaattgacatcaacaataaaataagaaattttaaaaattaaaactaaaataattaaaaattaaatataattaaaaccaaaaaaattagaaattaaatacaatttaaaacaaaaatactttcaaattttaaaaaataaacttttgacTTCTATTGCATTTTAACTCTTTCTTAAATCTATAAGCATTAACAACCATCGTCAtttcatgaagtaaattaattattgttCACTCATTCCATCTATATTACATTCATAAAAACAAGACATTTTGAattgttcttctattttattgatttctaattttccttttgttatagtttgaatttgattcttattttgattaatacCATTAATACTGAGTTTATCTAATCTAagttgttatatttttatattagtattGTTTAGaaaagtgaaagttaatattttatttttatatttttagctttaaagtttttaatttttaatttttaaaattccttattttattgatatcaaATAAGTtctcacaataaaaaaaatgatcaattaGTGTTATTAACCTAACAAATAAAAggttaatttagaaaataattatttgactcTGAAAAAGTAcctgtattttaaaatatttttaaatagatgacaataaaattgatttataaaagttactctttcttttctttctccttaaaaaatttatttgttttggaaAGTGTACTTTTACATAAttctccattaaaaaaaaatcacaaaatagatTCCCAATTCTTAAACCTAAATGTGATAATTATGGTTTTgacttcaaatttaaaattataatagttgactattgtCATTggattaaaaacttaaattcaaAATCATAGTCATCAATGatgctttttaaatttaaactttaaaatataaatgattaatataataattttataatcccaattttttaataaactaaaaccaaaatatttgtatataaattaacaaaatcaaaatttaaaaaaaaaaatcaaaataaaacctCACAAAAAGgctaaaagtttcaaaaattacaCTTTAAAAgcattatataatatattttgatatatacaaaatttaaaaagaataatctcaTAATTTTAGTAACTATTTATATATTActcaatataaaataaataaataatattataaaattttaaacactaaatttttttaaacaaaaataaatcaaaatattttcaaataaaataaaataaaaactgtacaaaaaaagtaaaaatcaaTTCAAGTTACCAACTATTTTTATGCCAcgtaagaaaaaagaaaagagtttttttttatgtcacATGGAGGCTTAGAAGTactaggaaattattttgatagaaaaagtGAAACCCGtggattgtttttcttttcttgaattgGATTATTTTGCTTAATTCAAACCTCATCCAGATCAGATGATGGATGACTAGGATGCAGGATTTTTCCCCAGTAAGAACTTGAGACCTCCTTCAAATTCTGTCGTGAATCACGACTCTCTTGACTATCAAAATAATCATCATCTCCACGTTAATCACTTTCCATATATGGAGCTACGTCCTTTTAACATCAAAACGAGTTATTACCTAAAGTGTACTATTTGGGCACAAGTTCATGGGCCAGAACTACTCACCGGTTTTAAATCACAACTTGCAACCCacgactaaggtggtgtttattttttggttgaataaaaaaagtcaaaatatttgattttttctatttaactaaaagtaactcattgacatcaaccaatataattaaactaaacttattgataacaagttcattttaattatattggttaatatcaataagatacttttatctaaataaaaaaagccaaatgttttggttttttctattcagccaaaaacaaacaccacctaagactaTAATTGTCATAATTATGCCAAATTTAGATGTTCAGAGCTTCATGGGCATGTCTCCCACCGACATGACGTGAACACTTGATTGAATCCTTAGAAGAAGTTTTGCCGCAAAATCAGCTGCTAAACTCCTCTAGTGGGTCACATGGCACGTCAAAGCCGCCCCAAATTTGTTTTACATGCATATTCATGTTCATTACTCTTCATTCCATTCACATCTCAAGTGAAATATGAAAGCGAATGACCACGCGAAAGAAAGGACAGATAGAGTTCGGAGGGCGGCGGACAATGACCACGCGAAGAGATGAAGAGAACTCTCATTAGAAATCCTGGGAAAAACATAGCACCATGATGTTGGATTGTGAGAATTCTAACTGCTTTAAAAATATCTACGAGATCAAACTCgaagaacaaaaaatttccCAATGAAAACATAATGGAACTTCGGAAAAATTGGTTATACTTCTCACCCCcacattttgaaaattgaacgCCTACCACGAAGAAACTAACTTTTGAATTGACAATGCTTTAGTCAAGACATCAACAAATTGGGCAAATattgtcaaaaagaaaaaaagaaaaaaaaaaaaagaaagacgaGATTCCTAgatatttttggttttccttcACACCGGTTTACAAGTTCCTTTAATGAGTTTCTAGATATTTTTGATCTTCTTTCACACCTCTTCCCAAGTTGCTTTAACAGATTGTTAAGGGCAAGATAAATGCCTAACATGTGGGGCATCTAGAAAATTATAACAAGCAGAAAGAGTGAGACCAGCTAGACAGCAATGTCTTTCTTCCTATGCTCACCTGTATAAGGTGGGGCATGACTAGACATGCTCACCAACCATTGAGTCACCAGTACCTCACCATTTGATAGGgtaataaatatgaattgaCTACCATCATTATTATCTTTGCATGATAATAATGACTCATTTAGATAGGAAAAAAGTTGGGCAACCCACCGAcatattaataacaaaatgaccAAATTTATTAGTGCAGGGTGATTATTGCTCGATCGTTATATACATCAATAAGTCACTAATGGTTTTACGAGTAATTGATGACCTCTCATTAATGCACCTATAACTGACTCTTTAGGAAAGATAAGAACCCTACATCTCTGAAGTTATAGAAAGAAAGCTAGTGCGTATATGAAATACCATGCCTTTTGTTGTAGTTTCTAAGCATAAGAACCACCGAAATAATACTTTAGCAAGTAGGGTCAGAGTCACCATAGGCTTAGGAGGGCACACGCCCCTGGccctcaaatttaattttctaagcATAAGACATTCTACTTTCCAATGTTGATATATGGTCACTTCAATGAAACAAATGTAGGGATCCTAAAACTATTTTGACCTACTCtaatatcactgaagatacgaTGAAGAGATTTTCGTTGAACTCATTAGCCTAACTATCTAGTGACCACTCAAATTCCATTATGCTCCAAGCATTTTCATTTTGCATGACTTTCCGATGTGGATCGATTCCAAGAAAAAAACTGTCAAGAATTGATTGATTTCCCAACTTTCTATGATTGCATTGTTATGAGAACAATATTAAACATCATAAACTATTTTGACCCAGTCCAATACCAATTGAAAACATTTTCTGATTTTATGAAACTACCTAGAGTGGAGAGGTGAATGGGTAGCCCTTAGAAAAATTTAGTCCTAATTGATAATAAAagtatactttttatttaactctattccaaatttaattttgagaaattaattgagatgtagaaaataataatttataaaacacCACACAAGATGACACAAGAATTTAAGTAGATATCTCATAGagaaaccttcctcaaaataaAATCATTGACCTTATACTACATCAAGAACCTATTGAGTGACACTAAGAGTTACAAAGTTTTATCAAACTTGTGATTCACACACCTTTATTGGAATTACATAAAGGGAATCCTAGATCACTCTGTTCCCAAGGTTAGGGTTCTTTCTCTAGAACGTAGGGAGAACAATGGTGGAAAAAGAATGAAACCCAAGCCTTATAAGAGGTATTTATACGGTTCTTACTCGGCTTAAGTAACTTAAGACCATCTTCAACTTGGGTCACTTAACTAGTCCAAAtagggttctaattgattaattgaccAAACAaggctccaattaatcaatAAGTTTAGTCTAGAGATGTTGTCCACTAATTTCTATGCAATCTtgtataattatcaaaatgtcCTTATACACATTAGCAAACTAAGAGTGAATCCAATCCTCATAAACCATGTtatcaaggtatatgagtttGTTAGGTGCCCATGATATTTGATCTTTTTATTATGCCCATAGTTCCCTACTTTGAAATATAAATCTTCAATAATCGTTTGAGGATTTCTTGTATATGGGAATAGCAAAATATCTctcaaattcccaaattttggTCATATGCTTTGCTCATGCAGTgtttataagtaaaaataaaataaccctagcatgatttttttttgttaggagcCCATGATATTTGATCTTTTATTATGCCCATAGTTCCCTACTTTGAAATATAAATCTTCAATAGTCGTTTGAGGATTTCTTGTATATGGGAATAGCAAAATATCTctcaaattcccaaattttggTCATATGCTTTGCTCACGTAGTatttataagtaaaaataaaataaccctaGCATGATTTTTTTGTTAGGTGCCCATGATATTTGATCTTTTATTATGCCCATAGTTCCCTACTTTGAAATATAAATCTTCAATAATCGTTTGAGGATTTCTTGTATATGGGAATAGCAAAATATCTctcaaattcccaaatttttgtCATATGCTTTGCTCACATAGTgtttataagtaaaaataaaataaccctaGCATGAGTTTTTTTGTTAGGAGCCCATGATATTTGATCTTTTATTATGCCCATAGTTCCCTGCTTTGAAATATAAATCTTCAATAATCGTTTGAGGATTTCTTGTATATGGGAATAGCAAAATATCTctcaaattccaaaatttttgtcATATGCTTTGCTCACGTAGTgtttataagtaaaaataaaataaccctaGCATGAGTTTTTTTGTTAGGAGCCCATGATATTTGATCTTTTATTATGCCCATAGTTCCCTACTTTGAAATATAAATCTTCAATAATCGTTTGAGGATTTCTTGTATATGGGAATAGCAAAATATCTctcaaattcccaaattttggTCATATGCTTTGCTCACGTAGTatttataagtaaaaataaaataaacctagCATGATTTTTTTGTTAGGCGCCCATGATATTTGATCTTTTATTATACCCATAGTTCCCTACTTTGAAATATAGATCTTCAATAATCGTTTGAGGATTTCTTGTATATGGGAATAGCAAAATATCTctcaaattcccaaattttggTCATATGCTTTGCTCACGAAGTgtttataagtaaaaataaaataactctagcaggattttttttgttaggagCCCATGATATTTGATCTTTTATTACGCCCACTGACCTTGAACATAAGTAAATTCCTGATGTCCAACTCCCACATAACTCCTTAGGACAGTAAAGATTATACATAATTCCGTGTGAATGGAATGAAGAAAGTAATCACCATgaatatgaaaatcaaattttggggCTGCTTTGATGGGACATTTGACCCGCTAGTGTAGGCTCAGCACCAGATTTTGCGGTAACACTATTAAAAGGATTAATcggtttctttgattttaagtGGATGCCACCATCAAACTCGTGTTAAGACTTTTCTCTTCGCCCGAGACTTAACTAAAACTTCAGGAACAAGAATCGTAGTTACAAGCGCAAAGATAGAGACAAATTTAGTTGTTAGATAATTTGATAGTGGTCAATTGTCTCATTTGTAAGCATGTGAACCCGGCTCCAGAATCTCAATTTGCATGCTTGCACGTCCACGCACAATTAATACATGCAGAGAACAAAGTGTGATCCAGGTTGGAAATTGTACCTCGGAACGTGAGTTTTGCTCCACGATTAGGTTGGGGTCCATACTTTTATGCTgtattaaaaagggaaaaaaaaaattcattctgAAATTATTTCCTAGATTCACCATGCTAGCAAATGGTAACTCCAATTTCCATACCGTACTGGAAAGGTACGGTCAATCATGGTACCACATGTTCATCCCAATTTCATTGATTTGTATcacgatatatatatatatatatatatacatatcatatGTTTGCACATCATTCAGAGATATAATTGTAAAACTAGGTATGCTACTGAATCAATACCATAGATTTTTCCTTAGTTTTATGTTGCTAAACAGTTCAGTTTTTAATAGTAATTAATTGATCAATATAAACGGATAAATCAATTAAGTTAAATCAGAAGGAGCTTTTATCAATTGGCCATGTGACTGTCTACAAAGAAAAAGGACAAGTAGTACGATCTTTGTTGACTGGCACAAAGCCATTTCATACTATAAATATGGAGGTGGATCTGGGCTACAAGGTATCTTCTCTGAGTTCTTTCTAAGTACTTGGCCGTGGCAATGGCATCTGCAAGTCAACCGAATGCTGGAAGTCAGGGTTGCTGGTGGTGGCTCCTCAAGGATTTGCCGGAGAAGACAAAGAATAAAGTGGTAAATGTTGCCGGGAAGGCAAACAAGCTCGGACGAGATGAACCGAGAAGGATTATTCACTGCCTAAAAGTAGGACTGGCTCTTACGTTGGTTTCCTTGTTATACTATGTTCACCCTCTCTATAAATTCTTCCATGAATCTGGAGTATGGGCCGTCTTAACTGTGCTCCTCGTCTTAGAATTCACAGTGGGTAAGCTTGCTAATTCTTTAAGTTGATTGTATTTCACAGAAAAAGATACTCTTCATGGGGTACTTTTATTCGATATCTTGAGCTTACAATAATAAACAATTTGAACTTCCTTTCAGGAGGAACCCTGGGAAGGGGTTTAAATAGGACGTTTGCAACACTGCTAGGTGGCGCTCTAGGTGTTGGAGCCCAACATCTAGCAGCTCTGTCCGGAGAGATTGGACAACCAATAGTACTGGGTCTCTGTGTCATGGTTTTAAGTATGTATGCCTGCagaatcaaattatattattcaGTTCagtgttttaaaatcatttcatgaTTCAAATACATAGCATATTTATTTGTGGTGAATGGATGAGATGCAGCTGCAGCAGTGACGTTTCTTCGGTTCTTTCCTGAAATGAAGGCAAGATATGATTACGGACTGATAATATTAATGTTGACATTCTCTATGGTATCTGTATCTGGCTACCGAGATGAAGACGCATTAACCATAGCATACGAGAGGCTATTGACCATCATCGTCGGTTGCGTTATTGCTCTTCTTGTATCCATTTTAATTTGTCCGGTATGGGTTGGTGAAGATCTTCAGAGACTCATTGCTGCCAACTTGGAGAAACTTGGCAGCTTCTTAGAAGGTATGCTAGATAAACTAGTGACATTTTCCTGAAAACATGAAGACAACAGAAATAATTTCTTACTTCCCATGGCTTCTCTATTATTGTTCTACAGGATTTAGTGGTGCATACTGTAGAATTTCAGGAGATGCACAGATAACGATTGATCAGTCATTTCTGCAAGGATATAAAAGCGTTCTTACTTCAAAACACAGTGAAGAAACCATGGTGGGTgagaacaaaacaaaacaaaaaaatctctCCCTGGCCTGGATAGCTAGATGAATTCAACCTGACTTCAGTTTTCTCATTTTATAGGTTAATTTAGCAAGATGGGAACCTGGTCATGGTCGATTCCTGTTCCGCCATCCATGGAAGCAATACCTGAAAGTTGGAACCCTAGCGCGGCAATGTTCCTACAAAATTGAAATTCTAAGTGGCCACCTTGCCTCTGAGATCGAAGTATATAATACTAAAATCCACTATTTCTTactctaattaataaaaaatgttgatcaaTTGATTTCACCATATGTGATTATCAACCCATTTGAGATATATTTATGCATACAACTTTAGTACCAAATGCATGCTAAACCAACATGTGTCAATGTATACCACAGGCTGCTCAAGAAATTCGAGGCGAAATTCAAGAGTCGTGCAGAGAGATGACCAGAGAATCAGGAAAAGCTTTGAAGGAACTAGCAGCAACAATTAGAACAATGACTCGATCAACTTCCATGGACTTCCACATTGAGAACTCCAAAGGTGCAGCCAAGAATCTCATGTCTTTACTCGAAACAGGTTTGTTGGAAGACAGTACTACTCTCCTTGAGATAATACCAGCTGTCGCAGTTGCTTCGACGGTAATGGACATTGTAACATGCACTGAGAGAATTTCTGATGCAGTTAAGGAACTAGCCTCTCTTGCACATTTCAAAAGTACTATAAGCCCTGTCGTAACACCAGAAGAACCATAGCGACTTCACCGAGAGCAAATAAATCCATTTGAATCCGTTTGAGCTTCCTCAAAAGGGTCATGTTCCCTCAATACGCAATTATCCATTATGGATGTGTAAAGTTCCATAAGAAGCACGAATGTTCATCATTTGGTTGTGGAAAGTGAAATGGAGAGAAAAGTACTATTAATGAAAGGAATACGAAAGTTGTATTTGagttgaatatatatttttcttctctttagagtttttcataattttattcctcttttgattaggaaataaaatattaaaaaatatacaagacttgaatatttgagaaaataatatgaaagaGGCTCccaatcatatttaaaataaaatgatttttctctcTTAAAACAAAAGTTTTGAATTAGGCTTTGACTAGCTCACGTGAAACACAATTAACATTCACTataataaatatcaatttttgttattaaagtgttacataaataataatttgtcaTTATTAATGCATCAtgacaaaaaaatttcttcatgaGGTTCATAGGTTCGTTACTAAAAGTCATTATCTACAAATATTCTATTTCCTCATGAAAAATTAAGTGTTAGTAACAAAATTAGAATTACCATTAAATAATCAcattttatgacaaaaaaaaaattgtcataataaataacaaaattttgtcaATAGATCATACCATTTTGTTactaaaacatatatttttttttttgtaaagaaatatataatttcatcaccaaatacatttttttttatgatgaatctagttttgtggcaaataaataaatgataatatattattcatcaatttggAATGTTTTATATAGTTTGGGTCTATTTCTAAAGTCAAGacattttaactttttaataattatagtaTTAACTTACAATTCTTGTGATTTAAACTTATGATCACCTTTCACTCTGAAAATACATTTTTGTCATCTCATCTATTAACcaatcaatatttaaaaaggtataatatatttttaattaaattcaacattataattatttttacaccAATATTGAATCAGGTTTATTTTCCATAGTAGTATCAATGAAATATTAAAGAGGTGTCTACAATTGGATTGAGAGTATATGAGTTCAAGACATGGCTTATAGTTCCTAGTTTTGTAATAGGAGAGGTCATTCAATGCCTCTATGGACTTCCTGATGCCAATAGAATGGGCAAACCTTCTACCAATAGCTTTGACCATCATTAGCCATGTACTATAACACATGATCTACTACTCGCTCATGCCTAGAAAAGGACATCGAGATAAGGTTTCATACCTAGAGGCATTCTTGATTGATTCAATTTTGACAGGATGAGATATTCACCTTAGTTATCTTATGATGCAACATATGATTGCTTTCTATCAAAGCAACACTCGAGTGTTCCCTTATGACCACTTTCTCATTAGAAGTTTCAAGGATGTCAACATTAACTTAAGCAGAGAGACAAACTTTGAGGCTCCTAGTGCTTATGATACTTATGATGATTAGTCCATGGGGCCAATGAAATTTAAGAAAGCTCCTAATGGTTCATGGGTAAGGAAGGCAACACACATGCACAAACACCTCCAGGAGTTGAGGAGGAGGTCGAGATTAGAGAGATGGAGGGTGGAGTGGACCCTTAGGGTGGCTTGAGGGATGAGCCTATGCTTGACATTCCCTGACTTCAACCAAGATTCTTACATTGACGAAGGGTGTCCCATTTGAGCCCGTCTTCTAGGAGCCTATGATGAAAAAGCCAATGCATATCGATGTACCTCCTACTCAACCATCATACACTGAGCCTTCTTACTCTCAACCATCATACACTGATCTTACTTACATAGAGATACCCTAGCCTTAGGCGCCTCTTGCTCCATAGCATGCTCCATGGATGGACTTGTCTGCCCAAATAAGTTCTGTGGGcactcgtatggaggagcttgTAGTGATAAgtgataattgtttttattccaTGAAGGATCACATGGATCAATACTAGAGTGGCTTCATCTCATAGTTTGAGTATTTGCATCACAGGATTGATCAATTTTAGGATCATACCTCCACCTAGTTTGCTCATATTCAAGGTTGACTTGATCGTATTGAGGCTACATCTACCACCCAGCATGCGAGGTGATGGCTTACCTGCATTTGATCTTTCTTCTACCACCTCTATAACCTTGGTCATTAATTGGAGATCCTCTTGTCATTTTTTACATTGCCAAAGGGGGAAACCTTTTATAGGCTATTTAAGAGGGTATCTAGGCTTACACAACATACATACCATACTCATTTTACTTCTTTTCGACATATACTTACTTTGAACATGTTACATTATATACTATTTACTCTTTAAATAAAATGGGTTATTCCTCTATTTTGGACATGTTGACAAACTTTGGATAGCATGGGCTAGCTATTCTTTTTGTTGGATATAGTTCTATGCTTATGATATTATCCATTGATGATGGTGCATTTATATGATTATCCTTACCCACATTGaatgattttatattgaatGCATGGATATCCTTTTGATTGATGATTATCTTTGCAATGTTTTTATGCTTAATGGATTGATCTTGTTCACTTTCATATCTAATATGTATCTATGCTTAAGTTTTAAAAGTCTTGATTTAAATTATGCTTGGTTTAAGGGGGAGACTCATTtcctcctagataaccaaggtttctcatcaaaaaaaaaaaaaaaaacttagtcCAAGGGTTCGTCTAAtaatgttttgatgataacaaactatGGTTAGTATAccaattgtttaaaattaagaTAAGTTTCAggttttatttaagaaattcaattgGAATGACAAGATAATCATCAAATGATCAAAGAAGTACAAGATTAAGGGTGCATGAAGACCATTTAAGACTAGGATTTAATTGTAAGGTGAATATATGGGTGCACCTAGGTTTTTCATATTAAACCATGCCTCATTCAATACTCGGCTTAtacattaaaattgtttttttattaaaagccTAGTATTTTCACTTAAACTTTAAGCAAACCTTTTCAAACTCGACATGTTATTATACTTAAAGACTTTGCCAAAATGttagaagtgaaaaaaaaattgaaaaatataggttttcaaACCATTTTGGGTGAACCAATCAAGAAATTGGTCAACCAACTCAACCGAACATTGAACTAGTCAACCAGTTACCTCTTCCCAATCGAGGACCGATTGAGGAATGCAAAAATCTTCTCTTTCATCTAGTAGCTATGCATTCCTGGTTGAGGGTGAGACCTCTTCCAATCGAGGGGTAGGTCCTCCTAGTTGAGGTCCAATGGTCACTTATTATGCATTTAATGCCCAATGGATAGTCAACCGATCGAACTGAAGTTTGATTGGATAAGacattttttggtgtttttggtgtCCAAtactagaaacctataaattgagaatttcacttcatttatgagataaAGAGCACTTGCAAATTTTCTACTTACTTGTTTCTCACCAAAAGATCTCATTTCCTTCTTTAGTGCATTGATTTTCACTCACAAACCATTCTAGTGCActcttattatttatcttagccatttcttttttacttattcatttattgagctaggttgagtgtgatttccattcatttattgAAGTGAGATTGTGTGGTTTAAAGCTTCAAGTTGAGGTATACTTGAAGGAATCTTGTAAAGCCCATTAtcagaatccaagtgtaaaggattAGAAGTTTGGTTGAAACTTTAAAGATAATGAAACCCTTACTCGGTTGGaacttgaggagagtggacatagaCAAAGagtgtcaaaccactataaaatcttgtatttgatttttctatctctatttctttatttttgctCTTTGAATTGTTTATTTGTTGTGCTTGCAAAAGTTTTTTAGAAACCCAATTCACGCCCCTCTCTTGGGGTGATTTTCCTAAATTGATTAGCCTTAATTTTACACATATAATCATTATCTCAAGaattaataaatagatgaaaataaactaaaaaca
Proteins encoded in this region:
- the LOC100263978 gene encoding aluminum-activated malate transporter 8, whose protein sequence is MASASQPNAGSQGCWWWLLKDLPEKTKNKVVNVAGKANKLGRDEPRRIIHCLKVGLALTLVSLLYYVHPLYKFFHESGVWAVLTVLLVLEFTVGGTLGRGLNRTFATLLGGALGVGAQHLAALSGEIGQPIVLGLCVMVLTAAVTFLRFFPEMKARYDYGLIILMLTFSMVSVSGYRDEDALTIAYERLLTIIVGCVIALLVSILICPVWVGEDLQRLIAANLEKLGSFLEGFSGAYCRISGDAQITIDQSFLQGYKSVLTSKHSEETMVNLARWEPGHGRFLFRHPWKQYLKVGTLARQCSYKIEILSGHLASEIEAAQEIRGEIQESCREMTRESGKALKELAATIRTMTRSTSMDFHIENSKGAAKNLMSLLETGLLEDSTTLLEIIPAVAVASTVMDIVTCTERISDAVKELASLAHFKSTISPVVTPEEP